One genomic segment of Plasmodium vinckei vinckei genome assembly, chromosome: PVVCY_03 includes these proteins:
- a CDS encoding ras-related protein Rab-5A, putative: MEKKSSYKTVLLGESSVGKSSIVLRLTKDTFHDNTNTTIGASFCTYVININELKNNNNSDENRSNNNNNLTFNDENNKNSESLYNIKFDIWDTAGQERYASIVPLYYRGATCAIIVFDISNSNTLDRAKTWVNQLKISGNYIIILVANKIDKNKFQVDMLEVQKYAQENNLLFIQTSAKTGFNIKNVFYMLAEEIYKNIINSKNTTDNKTVNNNLINLNSEKQQKTNCC; the protein is encoded by the coding sequence atggaaaagaaAAGTAGTTACAAAACAGTGTTATTAGGAGAATCGTCAGTGGGAAAATCAAGCATAGTTTTACGATTAACAAAAGATACATTTCatgataatacaaataCTACAATAGGTGCTTCTTTTTGCACATAtgtaattaatataaatgaattaaaaaataataataatagtgatGAGAATCGTagtaataacaataataatttaacatttaatgatgaaaataataaaaatagtgaaagtctatataatataaaatttgatatATGGGATACAGCAGGACAAGAGCGCTATGCAAGTATTGTCCCACTATATTACAGAGGTGCTACTTGTGCTATAATAGTTTTTGATATTAGTAATTCCAATACCCTAGACCGAGCTAAAACTTGGGTAAaccaattaaaaataagtggtaattatattataattttagttgcaaataaaatagataaaaataagtttCAAGTTGATATGTTAGAGGTGCAAAAATATGCtcaagaaaataatttactttttattcAAACAAGTGCAAAAACTggatttaatataaaaaatgttttttatatgcttgcagaagaaatatataaaaatataataaacagTAAAAATACTACAGACAATAAAACAGTAAATAACaacttaataaatttaaatagtgaaaaacaacaaaaaacaaattgcTGCTAA